The Thermococcus sp. 21S7 genome has a window encoding:
- a CDS encoding anaerobic ribonucleoside triphosphate reductase, producing the protein MEIVKKDVIHEYAGWSSLDVLENANRYPGPTGFFAYVMEEALKESISLVPKEGRKAHFSGDVYIHKLPYSLYIPYCTGHSTARLLETGLKTPTIVSRPARHFDTYVDHIANYLITMQHYFSGAQALSSVEWYAGPFIRKEGIDRRKIRQQIQRLVYNLNYPSRVGMQTPFTNFTVTLDAPKKMLDGDHALYAGERVEPLGEYEREAKEFFIALTEVLREGDSLGQPFTFPIPTLMVTAQMLWDDPEVFEAVFKTASKRGSFYWLNTNVVDPDASFSMCCRLVIDKNEMKEVFSFNAEDTKDQWLKEVERGRFGGLWAMPDVTGSVNVTTVNLPRLALKANGDDDGFWEEYEKLLGVVRRTTDWFRERYVRLITAYGHMYSMIHLYLGEFPGSHFNTVGILGLPEAAAIYLNEPNLWEEGTRRDWLRAAELMKEMVEFATAKAREWMKETGTPWNVEEVPGESAAAKLAIKDLREFPELEGYLSDPENPIYSTSIAPYYGSLELADRIRVEEKVQKSFTGGVMMHIFLGEEPDPEALAKLTKRLMRTELVYWSYTPAVTVCNDCKYSTTGLHTHCPRCGSENVEVWSRIIGYYRPLKNWNPFRKKEFWTRRHYSS; encoded by the coding sequence ATGGAGATAGTGAAAAAGGATGTAATCCATGAGTACGCGGGCTGGAGCAGTCTGGACGTTCTGGAGAACGCAAACCGCTACCCCGGTCCGACCGGCTTCTTCGCCTACGTGATGGAGGAGGCCTTAAAGGAGAGCATCTCGCTCGTTCCGAAGGAGGGCAGGAAGGCTCACTTCTCTGGTGACGTTTACATCCACAAGCTCCCATACAGCCTCTACATTCCCTACTGCACCGGCCACAGCACGGCGAGGCTCCTTGAGACGGGGCTGAAAACGCCGACCATAGTCTCAAGGCCGGCCAGGCACTTCGACACCTACGTTGACCACATAGCGAACTACCTCATAACGATGCAGCACTACTTCAGCGGCGCCCAGGCTTTAAGCTCGGTCGAGTGGTACGCCGGGCCCTTCATCAGGAAGGAGGGCATTGACAGGCGTAAAATCAGACAGCAGATTCAGCGCTTGGTTTACAACCTCAACTACCCGAGCAGGGTGGGAATGCAAACTCCTTTCACGAACTTCACCGTAACACTCGACGCCCCAAAGAAGATGCTCGATGGCGACCACGCCCTCTACGCCGGTGAAAGGGTCGAACCGCTCGGCGAGTACGAAAGGGAGGCGAAGGAGTTCTTCATAGCCCTAACCGAGGTTCTCCGCGAGGGAGACTCGCTCGGCCAGCCCTTTACCTTCCCGATTCCGACGCTGATGGTTACAGCTCAGATGCTCTGGGACGACCCGGAGGTCTTCGAGGCCGTTTTTAAGACCGCCTCAAAGCGCGGGAGCTTCTACTGGCTCAACACCAACGTCGTAGACCCGGACGCGAGCTTCTCGATGTGCTGCAGGCTTGTGATAGATAAAAACGAAATGAAAGAGGTTTTTAGCTTTAATGCAGAAGATACTAAAGATCAATGGCTTAAAGAAGTTGAGAGGGGGCGCTTCGGCGGGCTCTGGGCGATGCCGGACGTCACCGGCTCTGTGAATGTTACCACCGTGAACCTGCCGAGGCTGGCCCTCAAGGCCAACGGCGACGATGATGGGTTCTGGGAGGAGTACGAGAAGCTTCTCGGGGTCGTGAGGAGAACAACAGACTGGTTCAGGGAGCGCTATGTGAGGCTGATTACGGCATACGGGCACATGTACAGCATGATTCACCTCTACCTCGGGGAGTTCCCGGGCAGCCACTTCAACACCGTCGGAATCCTCGGCCTCCCGGAGGCGGCCGCGATTTACCTCAACGAGCCCAACCTCTGGGAGGAGGGGACTAGGAGGGACTGGCTCAGGGCCGCTGAACTGATGAAGGAGATGGTCGAGTTCGCGACGGCAAAGGCGAGGGAGTGGATGAAGGAAACTGGAACTCCGTGGAACGTCGAGGAGGTTCCCGGTGAGAGCGCCGCGGCGAAATTAGCTATAAAGGACCTGCGTGAGTTCCCGGAGCTTGAAGGGTACCTCAGCGACCCTGAGAATCCGATTTACTCCACCAGTATAGCCCCCTACTACGGTTCCCTTGAGCTGGCCGACAGGATACGCGTGGAGGAGAAGGTCCAGAAGAGCTTCACCGGCGGGGTCATGATGCACATTTTCCTTGGAGAAGAGCCCGACCCGGAGGCATTAGCAAAGCTCACGAAGAGGCTGATGAGGACGGAACTCGTCTACTGGAGCTACACTCCAGCAGTTACCGTCTGCAACGACTGCAAGTACTCGACAACGGGTTTGCACACCCACTGCCCGCGCTGCGGAAGCGAGAACGTTGAGGTCTGGAGCAGGATAATCGGCTATTACAGACCGCTCAAGAACTGGAACCCCTTCAGGAAGAAGGAGTTCTGGACGAGGAGGCACTACTCCTCATGA
- a CDS encoding DUF364 domain-containing protein — protein MRAEIRDIVEKTLKDIGANGRIDDLIASPYHPWLLTYVEYEDGGTGCGSCSAVFRGMEYGSGGMIGEIKGLDLLGRDARGVIGELMELDGTLYNAIALSTLSALSYRFMNREHLEREGFNVVERPISEGLFGREIGRSGGRLISKEDVVAVVGFAYWTFPYLISQVKELRCLELLDAELFQTLSLRGREPRVRVYNNPGCLEDADVVFITGMTLPNGTLPEVLKHCRNARVRVLYGPSCSFYPSRLLRLVDGVYAIKIPVEEEVKLRIMDSRCVYQYSCPKTRIVEVWNGEAALS, from the coding sequence ATGAGGGCGGAGATTAGGGATATAGTCGAGAAGACGCTGAAGGACATCGGGGCCAATGGCAGAATCGACGACCTCATAGCCAGCCCGTACCATCCGTGGCTCCTGACTTACGTGGAATACGAGGACGGAGGTACAGGATGCGGCAGCTGTTCGGCGGTGTTCAGAGGCATGGAGTACGGCAGTGGTGGAATGATAGGGGAGATTAAGGGCCTCGACCTGCTCGGCAGGGATGCGCGTGGGGTCATAGGCGAGCTCATGGAACTGGATGGGACGCTGTACAACGCCATAGCCCTTTCAACGCTCTCCGCCCTTTCCTACAGGTTCATGAACAGGGAGCACCTTGAGCGGGAAGGCTTTAACGTCGTTGAGCGTCCGATAAGCGAGGGCCTGTTTGGGCGCGAGATAGGACGGAGCGGGGGCAGGCTGATATCAAAGGAAGACGTGGTTGCGGTAGTCGGCTTCGCCTACTGGACGTTTCCGTACCTCATCAGCCAGGTCAAGGAACTGAGGTGCCTTGAGCTGCTCGATGCGGAGCTGTTCCAGACCCTCAGCCTCAGAGGCAGGGAACCCAGGGTCAGGGTCTACAACAATCCTGGGTGCCTGGAGGATGCCGACGTAGTCTTCATCACCGGCATGACGCTCCCGAACGGAACCCTGCCCGAGGTCCTCAAGCACTGCAGGAACGCGAGGGTAAGGGTTCTCTACGGCCCGTCGTGCTCATTCTATCCCTCTCGCCTCCTCAGGCTCGTGGACGGGGTCTACGCCATCAAGATACCTGTGGAGGAAGAGGTGAAGCTCCGTATAATGGACTCCCGGTGCGTCTATCAGTACAGCTGTCCCAAGACTCGGATAGTAGAGGTGTGGAACGGGGAGGCGGCACTTTCCTAA
- a CDS encoding ABC transporter substrate-binding protein, which yields MDVRGIRRIIPLLVLVILALSVMSAGCIGENAKNIPSETPSAESKVQTTGAPQLVEIVDSVGRHVEVPARVDRVLAIGCTLREVVYLLRDEAPEKVVGIELREAAEVRGENGKWPAGLDLPYIAAYPELRKKPVIRSGKTLNLERIVELKPDVIFAGPWNADEADEIQQKTGIPVVIVYVGSVGTKEQLEKYYDSLRLMGRILGKENRAEEIINTMNSYLADLDGRTKGIPDQEKPTVYIAGRAYYGTHGVLGTDPHWPPFEWVHAKNVASEVDGESKGINVDKEALVQWNPDVIFVSAVSLPFVLSDIENDPAYGPLKEKPLYSVMPYCWFAYNKEVGIADAYFVGKILYPEKFADIDVDKKAEEIFVEFLGERGRDAYRILKERYRAFEKITPGEGE from the coding sequence ATGGACGTGAGGGGGATACGCAGGATCATTCCTCTCCTGGTGCTCGTCATTTTGGCTCTCAGTGTCATGAGTGCCGGCTGCATCGGGGAGAATGCCAAGAACATCCCAAGCGAAACTCCGTCGGCGGAGAGCAAAGTTCAGACGACTGGTGCGCCTCAGCTGGTGGAGATAGTCGACTCCGTTGGGAGACACGTCGAGGTTCCCGCCAGGGTCGATAGGGTTCTTGCGATCGGCTGTACGCTGAGGGAAGTTGTCTACCTGCTGAGGGACGAGGCCCCCGAAAAGGTCGTTGGGATAGAGCTGAGGGAAGCGGCGGAGGTTCGGGGGGAGAACGGAAAGTGGCCCGCCGGCCTTGATCTGCCCTATATTGCGGCGTATCCGGAGCTCCGGAAGAAGCCAGTCATCAGGAGCGGAAAAACCCTGAACCTTGAGAGGATTGTGGAGCTGAAGCCGGACGTCATCTTTGCCGGCCCGTGGAACGCCGACGAGGCAGACGAAATTCAGCAGAAAACGGGGATTCCGGTCGTGATCGTGTACGTTGGTTCCGTTGGAACGAAGGAACAGCTTGAGAAGTACTACGATTCCCTGAGGCTGATGGGAAGGATTCTCGGCAAGGAGAACCGGGCGGAAGAGATCATTAACACGATGAATTCTTACCTGGCTGACCTGGATGGAAGAACGAAGGGTATCCCGGACCAGGAGAAGCCCACCGTCTACATCGCCGGCAGGGCGTACTACGGAACTCACGGTGTTCTCGGAACCGACCCTCACTGGCCCCCGTTCGAATGGGTCCACGCCAAAAACGTTGCCTCCGAGGTTGACGGGGAGAGCAAGGGCATAAACGTCGATAAGGAGGCCCTCGTCCAGTGGAACCCCGACGTCATATTTGTGAGCGCCGTTTCCCTGCCCTTCGTCCTCAGCGACATAGAGAACGACCCCGCATACGGGCCGCTGAAAGAAAAGCCCCTTTACTCGGTCATGCCCTACTGCTGGTTCGCCTACAACAAGGAGGTGGGGATAGCCGACGCCTACTTCGTCGGGAAGATACTCTATCCAGAGAAGTTCGCCGACATCGACGTGGACAAAAAGGCGGAGGAGATATTCGTTGAGTTCCTTGGGGAACGGGGCAGGGACGCGTACCGCATTCTCAAGGAGAGGTACCGTGCCTTCGAAAAGATAACGCCGGGTGAGGGAGAATGA
- a CDS encoding tetratricopeptide repeat protein: protein MGDIKAEWENALSERDCERLLELFDDYVDSIEDEETLREELERLKRIAEECEDPYDLAHEIGHVYAHLDDVEAGIELYRRVVERKRDDPEEYATALYYLADAYEHFGMPEKAIETYEKLLKLEEEVLNNEREIALTLANLAVNYDEIGETEKAIELMERAREIFERLNDEKNRMISLLDLAHFRYELGDYDAAEALINEVLRNPREDEIEINARLVEAEIFAGREEYDKAFRAIRDALVKAINVSDEIFGLVFDTLMDFIEGLFNEGSYGVVAENMESFAELFEDDTAYFFRAIAELARWKGGEDGAKERFDELYSKVENKELRSVLDEWKRPKLSLGL, encoded by the coding sequence ATGGGCGACATCAAGGCCGAATGGGAGAATGCCCTAAGCGAGAGGGACTGTGAGAGGCTCCTGGAGCTCTTTGACGATTACGTGGACTCCATAGAGGACGAGGAGACCCTCAGAGAGGAGCTCGAAAGGCTCAAGAGAATCGCCGAGGAGTGCGAAGACCCCTACGACCTGGCCCACGAGATAGGCCACGTCTACGCGCACCTCGACGACGTCGAGGCAGGAATCGAACTCTACAGAAGGGTGGTCGAGAGAAAAAGGGATGACCCTGAGGAGTACGCGACTGCTCTCTACTACCTGGCGGACGCCTACGAGCACTTCGGCATGCCGGAGAAGGCGATAGAGACCTACGAGAAGCTCCTCAAGCTGGAGGAAGAGGTTCTGAATAACGAGAGGGAGATAGCGCTCACGCTGGCGAACCTGGCGGTGAACTATGACGAGATAGGTGAGACCGAGAAGGCCATCGAACTCATGGAGCGCGCCAGGGAGATTTTTGAGAGGCTCAACGACGAGAAGAACCGCATGATAAGCCTCCTCGACCTTGCGCACTTCAGGTACGAGCTGGGGGACTACGACGCGGCGGAGGCGCTGATAAACGAGGTTCTCCGGAACCCGAGGGAGGACGAGATTGAGATAAACGCCAGGCTGGTCGAGGCCGAGATATTCGCCGGGAGGGAGGAGTACGACAAGGCTTTCAGAGCCATACGGGACGCCCTCGTAAAGGCCATAAACGTGAGCGACGAGATTTTTGGCCTCGTCTTCGACACGCTGATGGACTTCATCGAGGGGCTCTTCAACGAGGGCTCCTACGGCGTTGTCGCAGAGAACATGGAGTCCTTTGCGGAGCTCTTCGAGGACGACACCGCTTACTTCTTCAGGGCCATCGCCGAGCTTGCCCGCTGGAAGGGCGGGGAGGACGGTGCGAAGGAGCGCTTTGACGAGCTTTATTCAAAGGTGGAGAACAAGGAGCTCCGCTCGGTTCTGGACGAGTGGAAGAGGCCGAAGCTGAGTCTGGGGCTTTAG
- a CDS encoding DUF2283 domain-containing protein — MKVRYDPKADILYILIRDGPVADTDEVDDDVWFEYDENGNVVGIEIWNAGENIIRKSLLEIERYTKGLNEEIKA; from the coding sequence ATGAAAGTGAGATACGATCCAAAGGCTGACATCCTCTATATCCTCATCAGGGATGGCCCAGTGGCCGATACCGACGAGGTTGACGATGATGTGTGGTTCGAGTACGACGAGAATGGAAACGTCGTTGGAATTGAGATATGGAACGCTGGAGAAAACATCATCAGAAAGAGCCTCCTTGAGATAGAGCGCTACACAAAGGGGTTAAATGAAGAAATAAAGGCCTAA
- a CDS encoding DUF4258 domain-containing protein, whose amino-acid sequence MKIVLTEHAKERLRERDVSIEEVMGIIDSPRRKFYDLRSGHFVVIGRRNIPEHWLIVVHDRRDNIVEVITVIDTSKSLDKIIERRLSSRRWVEL is encoded by the coding sequence ATGAAGATTGTCTTAACAGAGCATGCAAAAGAGAGACTTAGAGAAAGGGATGTTAGTATTGAGGAAGTAATGGGGATCATCGACTCGCCCAGGAGGAAGTTCTATGACCTGCGCTCAGGCCATTTCGTTGTAATTGGTCGAAGAAACATCCCCGAGCACTGGCTGATAGTGGTACATGATAGAAGGGACAATATTGTTGAAGTTATAACCGTTATAGACACCAGTAAAAGCCTCGACAAAATCATTGAAAGAAGATTATCATCCCGGAGGTGGGTGGAGTTATGA
- a CDS encoding elongation factor 1-beta: MADFNLVGVIKVMPTDPEVNLDELEEKLKAVIPEKFGLAKVEREPIAFGLVALKFYVLGKDAEGYSYDEVTELFRQVENVESAEVETVSRI, translated from the coding sequence ATGGCTGACTTCAACCTTGTTGGCGTTATAAAGGTCATGCCGACCGACCCGGAGGTCAACCTCGACGAGCTTGAGGAGAAGCTGAAGGCCGTCATCCCCGAGAAGTTCGGCCTTGCCAAGGTCGAGCGCGAGCCGATCGCCTTCGGTCTCGTCGCCCTCAAGTTCTACGTTCTCGGAAAGGACGCCGAGGGCTACTCCTACGACGAGGTTACCGAGCTCTTCAGGCAGGTTGAGAACGTCGAGAGCGCGGAAGTTGAGACCGTTTCGAGGATCTGA
- a CDS encoding zinc finger domain-containing protein, translated as MEAKFEIPVCTSCGKEITPREHATHFVCPNCGEEIIWRCESCRVLSVPYKCPKCGWEGP; from the coding sequence GTGGAAGCCAAGTTCGAGATACCCGTATGCACATCATGCGGAAAGGAGATAACCCCTAGGGAGCACGCCACTCACTTCGTCTGCCCGAACTGCGGCGAGGAGATAATCTGGCGCTGCGAAAGCTGCAGGGTCCTCTCAGTCCCTTACAAGTGCCCGAAGTGCGGCTGGGAGGGGCCGTGA
- a CDS encoding type IV toxin-antitoxin system AbiEi family antitoxin, which translates to MRENYYLTKTEQDIMRVIRGADIVSADEIRELFPGLSRGMVKKVLWSLSKKGYLTRLKKGLYLVNEGPGKPSIKNPYRIALALFPGYIAFSSALRLYDLLDYEPFTIFVATPRKSGERVVGEYTIKAVALGEKATGMTLKDGVYTSTLAKTFFDCFYKPAYCGGYSEITKALYEAEKLDWDEFMDYFERFASDSLCQRTGYILELLKDELGVGVPGGVLDYLKGRVKSWTKLVPTLPSRGRSIREWKLIDNLGKEKILGWAYG; encoded by the coding sequence ATGCGGGAAAATTACTACCTCACAAAAACTGAACAGGACATAATGAGGGTGATACGGGGAGCGGATATTGTGAGTGCCGATGAGATTAGAGAGCTCTTCCCAGGTCTCAGCAGGGGGATGGTTAAAAAGGTCCTTTGGAGCCTCTCGAAAAAGGGCTACCTCACAAGGCTGAAGAAAGGCCTCTACCTCGTCAACGAAGGCCCCGGAAAGCCCTCAATAAAAAACCCTTATAGGATAGCACTGGCCCTGTTCCCTGGATACATAGCCTTCTCTTCCGCCCTAAGGCTTTACGATCTGCTTGATTACGAGCCGTTCACGATATTCGTGGCAACACCGAGAAAATCCGGCGAGAGGGTCGTTGGGGAGTACACGATCAAGGCTGTTGCCCTCGGAGAAAAGGCCACGGGAATGACGCTTAAGGATGGCGTCTACACCTCCACCCTCGCGAAGACGTTCTTCGACTGCTTTTACAAGCCTGCCTACTGCGGGGGTTACTCCGAGATAACCAAGGCCCTCTATGAGGCCGAAAAACTCGACTGGGACGAGTTCATGGACTACTTCGAACGCTTTGCCAGCGACTCCCTCTGTCAGAGAACCGGCTACATTCTAGAGCTCCTCAAGGACGAGCTAGGAGTTGGTGTCCCAGGGGGAGTTCTTGACTATCTAAAGGGGAGGGTTAAAAGCTGGACGAAGCTTGTTCCGACTCTTCCCTCCCGCGGGAGGAGCATTAGGGAATGGAAATTGATAGACAACCTTGGGAAGGAGAAGATACTGGGGTGGGCGTATGGATGA
- a CDS encoding ATP-binding protein, translating into MMFSERPVSDMRRLYGKEHRRAVQELKKNVEAGKFTAILGPRRVGKTSVLRTFLNHYGYPYLYYDLSPYIGLTGVSYQALTPALIGFETGKLSGEAQLSLGVLKLNFKVERGVEFENAMINLLREVNEKYERFLLVFDEAQVLAFVRGVNMMGLLQMIHNTLDNVVVIMTGSMPGLLENMLSPSSSKPMFARYVETIRINRWSPGEGKEYLKKGFEEANVEYLPDELEEAVEELSPVPGFLTIYGIHRVNGKEHGGALGEAIDEAVSLWERDLEAFLNIYNSKTYVRVLWVLAQSRLGFSWSELKRELSRFETVSNPKLARVLKNLLGAGMIEKRDGKYYIAERPLAKAVLRMKV; encoded by the coding sequence ATGATGTTCAGTGAGAGACCTGTCTCAGATATGAGGAGGTTATATGGGAAGGAGCACAGGCGGGCGGTTCAAGAACTGAAAAAGAACGTGGAAGCGGGAAAGTTCACCGCGATACTGGGTCCAAGAAGGGTCGGGAAAACAAGCGTTCTACGAACTTTCCTCAACCACTACGGCTACCCCTATCTCTACTATGACCTATCCCCATACATTGGACTTACCGGAGTCAGCTACCAGGCCCTAACTCCTGCCCTGATTGGGTTTGAGACGGGTAAACTCTCCGGGGAGGCGCAACTTAGCCTGGGAGTTCTCAAACTGAATTTCAAAGTTGAGAGGGGAGTAGAGTTCGAGAATGCTATGATAAACCTCCTTCGGGAAGTCAACGAAAAGTATGAGCGCTTTCTCCTGGTATTCGATGAGGCTCAGGTGCTCGCGTTCGTAAGGGGCGTGAACATGATGGGGCTCCTCCAGATGATCCACAACACCCTAGATAACGTTGTCGTGATAATGACCGGGTCGATGCCAGGGCTTCTTGAGAACATGCTCTCCCCTTCGTCCAGTAAGCCTATGTTCGCCAGATACGTTGAAACGATACGGATAAACAGGTGGAGCCCCGGAGAGGGAAAGGAGTACCTGAAGAAGGGTTTCGAGGAGGCAAACGTTGAGTACCTGCCGGATGAGTTGGAGGAAGCGGTGGAAGAGCTCTCTCCAGTGCCTGGTTTCCTGACGATTTATGGGATCCACAGGGTTAACGGAAAGGAACACGGGGGGGCTTTGGGGGAGGCGATAGATGAGGCAGTGAGTCTGTGGGAAAGAGACCTTGAGGCGTTTCTGAACATATACAACTCAAAAACATACGTCCGGGTTCTGTGGGTACTCGCCCAGAGCAGGCTGGGGTTTTCGTGGAGTGAACTAAAAAGGGAGCTGTCTAGGTTTGAGACCGTTAGCAATCCCAAACTTGCAAGAGTGCTGAAGAACCTCCTCGGAGCAGGGATGATAGAGAAGAGAGACGGCAAGTACTATATAGCCGAGAGACCTCTTGCCAAGGCGGTGTTGAGGATGAAGGTATGA